From the genome of Marinobacter sp. F4206:
CGCGTCAATAAGCCGACTGCGATTATCCTCTCCTGGTTGTGACGGTTGTGGCAGTGCCCCGCTCGATTTGCGATTCTATAACATCACCGCTCCATGCTTCTCTGGTAAATCGCCCACGCTATGAAAACGAATCTGATAACCCGCGAAGGTTTCGACAAGCTTCAACAAGAGCTGGATTTTCTCTGGCGCACAGAGCGACCGGAAGTGACCAGGAAAGTGACCTGGGCTGCAAGCCTGGGTGACCGTTCGGAAAACGCCGACTACCAGTACAACAAGCGACGCCTACGCGAAATAGACCGTCGAGTCAGGCACATCAGAAAACGACTGGAAAGCGTTCGGATTGTGGATTACTCAGAACTCCAGGAGGGCCGCGTGTTTTTTGGTGCGTGGGTCAGACTGGTCGACGAAGAAACCTCACTGACCTTCCGGATCGTCGGACCCGATGAGATTTATGAACGGAAGGACTTTGTATCGATTGATGCTCCGATTGCCCGCGCCTGCCTCAAAAAAGAAACGGACGATGAGGTCCTGGTCCGGACACCGGTGGGCGAGAAAACGTGGTACGTCGACCAGATCTGGTATGAATCGGACAAGGCATAAACCAAAAAAAACCCCGTAAAAACGGGGTTAAGGCTAGCGCTGTGCTGGAGGGAGAAGCAAGCAACAAATGATTGCTTCAATAACTACAGTTTCCATTATGCACAGCCGGGGTTACTACAGAGTGGCCGGTGAATTACGTTTTTGACAGGCTTTTGTCTGCCGTGGTGATGACGAAATTAGGTTGCACACTCTAGGCGCGGTCACTACCGTTCGCGATATACTTCTACCATGATTTCCATTCACGGAGTTTTCCAATGAACACACAGAAACTGCTGAACTTTGCCCTGGAAGGCATCGACACCATTGGTTACCGCCTCGACCAGATGGGCATTACCGGCAAGGTTAATCGCCACAACATTGCGGCGTACCTGGCGGCAGAACAGAAATACCTGGAAGGTGAATGGGACAGCATCCAGGCTCGAGTCGATCGCCGCCGGTCCCAGTTCGAACACATCAC
Proteins encoded in this window:
- the greB gene encoding transcription elongation factor GreB; translated protein: MKTNLITREGFDKLQQELDFLWRTERPEVTRKVTWAASLGDRSENADYQYNKRRLREIDRRVRHIRKRLESVRIVDYSELQEGRVFFGAWVRLVDEETSLTFRIVGPDEIYERKDFVSIDAPIARACLKKETDDEVLVRTPVGEKTWYVDQIWYESDKA